AGATGGCTAAAAAACGGATCAAACCTGTTCTGTCGCCGGAGGAGGCGGTGAAGGCGGTCACGCCGGGCTGTTCTCTGATGGTTGGTGGATTCAACTACGGCGGCGTCCCCTATACCCTCATGGACGCGCTGGCGGAGGCGGGAACGAAAGACCTGTATCTGATCTGCGACGACACCTGCTACGTCAACGACGAGCACCCCAAAGGCATCGGGCAGGGGCGGCTCATCGTGAACAGACAGGTTCGCAGGCTCACCACCTCCCACATCGGATTGAATCGGGAAACTCAGCGACTTTTCAACGAAAATCTGCTGGAGCTGGAGCTGGTCCCTCAGGGAACGCTCATCGAGCGCATCCGCTGCGGCGGCTACGGAATCGCCGGCTTTCTGTCCCCCGTGGGAGTGGGGACGGTGTACGAAGAAAAGAAGCGGACCCTGGAGCTGGACGGGAAAAAATACATTCTGGAGACGCCCCTGAAAGCCGACGTGGCGTTCATCCGCGCCTTTCGCGCCGACAGTGTCGGAAATCTGACTTATTTCGGAACCAACCGCAATTTTTCTCCCGTCATGGCGACCGCCGCGAAATACGTGGCCGCCGAGGTGGACGAGATCGTTCCCGTGGGCGCCATCGACCCCAACGACGTGGTGACCCCGGGAATTTTCATCGACGCTCTGGTCCTGAAAGGAGAGGGCCTCTATGCTTCCCGAACTTGACGAAAACACCGCCCGTTACCGCATCGCCCGACGTATCGCCCTGGACCTGGAGGACGGCAGCTTCGTCAACCTGGGCATCGGAATCCCCTCGCTGGTTTCCGACTTTCTGCCCGAAGGAGTGAGCCTGCTGGTCCACACGGAAAACGGGGTGATCGGCGCGGGCCCCAAACCGGAGGAGCCCGACCTGCGCTGCATCGGCGCGGGGGGGCACTGCATCACCCTCCTGCCGGGAGGCTGTTACATCTCCAGCGACATGAGCTTCGGCATCATTCGGGGCGGGCACCTTGACGCGACGGTGCTGGGGGCACTGGAGGCGGACGGAGAGGGCAATCTGGCGAACTGGTGGATCCCCGGCAAGCGAACCCCCGGCATGGGCGGCG
Above is a window of Synergistaceae bacterium DNA encoding:
- a CDS encoding 3-oxoacid CoA-transferase subunit B; its protein translation is MLPELDENTARYRIARRIALDLEDGSFVNLGIGIPSLVSDFLPEGVSLLVHTENGVIGAGPKPEEPDLRCIGAGGHCITLLPGGCYISSDMSFGIIRGGHLDATVLGALEADGEGNLANWWIPGKRTPGMGGAMDLVYGAKKVYVAMTHLDKNGSPKLVERCSLPLTAIGVVDVIVTEYAVVRRIEGEMQLCEVAPDVTVEQVLEHTGMKLKLADPVLPMPG
- a CDS encoding CoA transferase subunit A, with product MAKKRIKPVLSPEEAVKAVTPGCSLMVGGFNYGGVPYTLMDALAEAGTKDLYLICDDTCYVNDEHPKGIGQGRLIVNRQVRRLTTSHIGLNRETQRLFNENLLELELVPQGTLIERIRCGGYGIAGFLSPVGVGTVYEEKKRTLELDGKKYILETPLKADVAFIRAFRADSVGNLTYFGTNRNFSPVMATAAKYVAAEVDEIVPVGAIDPNDVVTPGIFIDALVLKGEGLYASRT